Genomic segment of uncultured Desulfobacter sp.:
ACGCCGGATACCCCGATCAAATCAATTAAATTGCAAATCAATGTGGACTTAAAGGTCAATCAAGAAAAAGTCGATCAAGACCGCGATCAGAAATCCTGTTTTGTTCTTGGGACCTCAATTCCAAGATTCCAGTTGAGCGACGAAGATGTATTTTGGGGATATAAAGGCCAGTCTAAGGTCGAGAATGGCTTCCGATTTATCAAAGACCCTTTATTTTTTGCATCGTCGCTGTTTGTCAAAAAGCCATCTCGTGTCGAAGGAATGTTGATGGTGATGACCTTATCATTACTAATTTACTCCATTGCCCAGCGTCGCATGCGGAATGAATTGAAGCGCCTTGAAACAACACTGCCCAATCAGATTGGGAAACCCGTTCAAAACCCCACTCTTCGCTGGATTTTTCAACAAATGGAAGGTATAGACTGTGTGAATATTTTTCATAAAGAGGGCGAAGTACACCGTCTTATCAGTGGGTTAAATGACATACGGAGAAAAATATTAACTCTTTTTGGACAGACCGTATCAGAAATATATCAAATTTCTTTTGAATAGGTCTGCCCAATGTCGATATAACAGTCATAATTATTGCCGCACTGGTAAGTGCGCTCCTTGTTGCCATCCTCAAACCAAAAGAGCAAGCTGAGAATCCTAAAGGAGCGAATGGTCCAAGGGTTACATATGACAACTCAACTCATAATGGGGATAATAATTTTTAGATATGGATTACGGAGTGCAATATAATGGCGCTTCTCAGCACATTGGAGATAATAATTTTGCGCCTCTGACTAACTTAGAGACAGCAATTGAGCAAATAAAAAAAACTTGGCATGGCCAGGATAAAATTATTGATATCTTGGAGGACTTAACTGATTATATAACAAAACATCCTTCGAGAAAGACAATTGGTTTAGAAAAGAAATTGGAGTATGGCGAACGGCTCGATTTGTTTAATAGAGCACGTTTTCTCAAAAATAAGTTTTCTCGGCGGGTTGCAAAAACCCAAATGTCTATTACTGAGCAATATGTATACGTTCAAATTCTTTCTGCTATTACCACTGTCTGGTATCAAAGAATCTATCCATTAATAGTTTCCGGTTCAAATAATCAGGAAATTGATCAAATCATACACGAAGAACTGATAAAGCCAGTCCATAGCGCTATTGTCAGATTCGATTGTACAATTACAACAGAGCTTGTGAGCGGCATGCTTTATTTTCTAACTGGAAAATGCCATCTTGTTTGGAGAGAAGAATGTTAATTTACCATCCAGCTCAAGACGCTAATCACTGTGTTTTTAGAACATTGCTAATCATGGAACATACTATCCATGAAGATATTGCGCTTGAACTATACCGATTAATAGATTTTTACATTCTGTTCCCTCATTTGCTAAAGTATATTAGTCCACTACCTAATGAACTTCGTAGTTACAAGCGCCATATAGCAAACATACCTGAACCATTTGAATCTATACGCAATGCAAATAGAATAATGCATGAACTGGAATCTATTCAAACTGTGTCTATTCACAACCTTTTAGCTAAACAGGTTATTGATATTGCCAGTTTTAAAAATAAAAGGCTTAAACGAACTACAACCCCGCTCCCTTCTGATCTGAATACAGCGATTCAATCCTCGGATATAGCCAAAAATGAATGGTTTCGCATGGTCGTTAACAAATTCCCTCTGGTTAATTTCGGAGGCAGAAAGGGCCTCAAGAAAAGGACCGGCTTGATGGAATTTAGATATGACATGGAGACATCATGAGTCGATCAAAATTATTTATTAAGCGATTTGCCATTTATAGCAATTCTCGGTTTGTCTACGACCAAGAATTCCACACTGGCGTAAATATTATTCGTGGTGTTAATGGTACTGGTAAATCGACAATCACAGATCTTTTATCCTATGCATTAGGTGCAGTAATCGTGGGCGCATTCCCATTTTCCCGGTCGACTGGATATTTTTTATAACAGCAATTAAATTATTAAGAATCAAGCAGTTAAGTCAAGCTTAGACATTGTATGTTTTTAACGAAGGCCTTCCGCTGTGCGCTCACCAGATAAAAATTTCAACATAAATTGCCCGAGACACCTGATTTTCCTTGGTTCTGTGCACCGGGAAAATGGGACTGGAAGGATAATTTTATGATATAACAAGCTGTTTTTATATGTATTGTTGAGCAATTGCTATATTTCAACGTTTACGGATAATATGCCTAAGCTAACCGGGAAAATGGGAATGCGCCCGTAATCGTTGATTGGACCGATGACCAACGCCTCTGCGATTGGGTTATGGTAGAAGTTAATCTTAATGGACTGCTGTATTGCCTTAAAAGAAATATTGTTGACAGTGGGCAAGCAAACATGTCCATCTTTGAGGGGCGATTTGATGATGCTTTGTCTAAAGTGGACGGTTGGACGCAATATCCTATGCGACGAAGTAACCTACGTCATAGCTTTTCTCAGCAAATTTTTGAATTATTGGGGCTACCAAGGCATAAAACAGATGATTCTAAGAATTTGACACTACATCAAATTCTGCGTTTGATTTATGTTGATCAGCTTTCATCGACGACTAAACTTCTCAAAGAAGATAAGGAATATGACAACATAACCTTCAGGCGGGCAATTGGAGACTATTTGCTGGGAATTGATGATCTTGAGGCCCACAACCTACGACAAGATCTACTTTCTGCCAACAAAGACTTTGAAAAAATTAATAGTGAACTTAATGCCATTTATCGTTTGTTTGGTAAAGATGCAACAAAGATTAGCGAGGAATTATTAGATGCTGAGATTGATATAATTGAATCACAACTTGAAGAGCTTAAAACCCGCAAAAAAGCAGTCCTTAGATCGCAACCAAACGATCTAAATAAACTTGTCAGCAAAAAAGCCACTACGCTTCAAAACGAAATTGACAAACTATCATCACAAAAACAGAAACTTGAAGGAGATAAGGCAGAGATAACATTAGAATTGACAGACACTGAGTTGTTTGTAATTTCGTTAAAAGATAGGCGAGAGGCTCTTGAGCAGTCGAGGCTAACATTTACATCGTTGGATGAGATTAGTTTTAAGTACTGCCCCGCTTGTTTAGAACCTATTTCAGAAGAAGGGCATATAGGTTGCCCCCTATGTAAAACAGAAAAACGTGATGGTGACAGGGATATAGCATATATTCAAATGTTAAACGAATTAAACTTTCAAATTAAAGAAAGTGAAGCTCTAATTATAGACTTTAAAACACAATTGGATAGGATTCATAGTCAACTGCCAGGGATTAATCTTCGTCTTGAAGAAGCAAAATTTGAATATCAAGAACTGGAAGTCACTGCTGAAGCAAAAAACGCTATTATTGCAGAAATCGCATCTGAAATGGGCTTTTGTAAAAGTCAAATACTATCGCTTGAAGATCGTCGTGAACATGTAACTAAAGTTGAATCAATGAGACAGTCTAAGGCAGATTTCAGCGCAATTATACAGACATTACAAGACAAGCTTGATCAGGTTAATGCCAGACAAGAAGATAGGTACAACAATGTCTATGATTCTATTGAGAAGACGGCCGGTGAATTATTGTCCCAAGATGGTAGCTATGAGCCAACTTTTGATAATGTTGAAGAAGTGACTTTCGATTTCGCAAAAGATAAAATGTTCGTAAACGGACGTAGCAAATTTTCAGCAAGCTCAATGGTTGTGATGAAAAATAGTATTAGATTAGCAATATTCTTACATGCGGTTGATGATAACTTTGCACGTTTACCAAACCTATTAATTATGGACAACATCGAAGATAAAGGAATGATTGAAGAGCGTAGTCATAATTTCCAAAAAATTATCGTTACAGAGTGTGCTAAATTGAAAGACGACCACCAATTGATTTTTACAACCTCAATGATCAACCCAGGACTGGATGATACGGAAATGTGCGTAGGGCCGATGTATTTAAAAGGTTCTCATACATTATTGCTTGGTTAGAAAATAGACTTAATAATTTAAATTTTGAAAAATCATATGTGAGAGGACAAAATAGGGTTGACTCCTTGTCGGACTCAGAGCCCCAATAATTTTCACAAACAATTTATGTGTAAGGTGTTATTTTCCCAAGGATAAATGAAAATTCCAATACCATTTAGCACCTTGGAAAATTTTAAAAAAACTCTAACCACTCTGGCATTTTGTCATCTGTCCTTATGGTCCGATTGTAAAACTGAAAACGTTGATATCATTGCATCTTCTGGGATATAGAAGTCTATTTTTACAGTATCTATCACAAATCCGTTACACCCATTTCGTACCCTGTAACGGATTACAGGCACCCGGTTACACACACTTTTCATTTTTGGGTTTCTGGCTGCAGGCGTGGCAAAATTATTGGCCATGATTTTAATAAAGGGAAGTATGATGAACGGGAAAACGACACCAAAGGATCGAACTATATACTCTAAAAAAATAAAACCAACGTGATCGGGGTTCTGATTGAGTCTGCGGATCATCGTTTGAGAGAGTATGCAAGATGGAATTTATATCAATTGTGCCCAAAAGAAAAAGTTATTTGAGAAGGTGTTTTCTGACAAGAAAGAGGGTAGGGGGATTCAGAGTTTTTTGACCGATATCAGGTCGTGCCCATAAAAATTTTGGGATTGATGTATTTTGATAAAAAATATAGGCCAAAGGACCGTTAATCCCTTGGCCATAGGTGTGCCTGGCTGTGCCCAATATAGTGGACCCCGAAAACTGGACAAGATGTTAAGATAAAATATAACAGTCCAGAAACCAGAAAGGGATTCATTTTGAAACGGAAAAACTACAGTAAAGAATTAAAAAGTAAGGTCGCATTGGCAGCCATAAAAGGGAATCAAACTGTCAATGAGATTGCCTCTGAGTTCGGTATTCATACAAGCCTTGTAAATAGATGGAAAAAGGAAGCAATAGAAGCCCTTCCATTGGTATTTGGCAATAGCCAGGCAAAACAAACCAAAGAAACAGAGATTGAACGGGACCGTTTATATCAAAAGGTCGGCCAACTCCAGGTAGAACTGGATTGGCTAAAAAAAAACAGCGGGCACCTCTGATGAGTATTGAAGAGAAAAGACAGCGGATTCAACCCAAGAACTCCAAACTCAGTATTCAAAGGCAATGTGAACTGATAGGGCTCCCACGTTCTATCTATTACCGTAAAGGCCTGACTGGACAGGAAACGCCTACAAATTTGGAATTCATGAGGTTGATTGACAATGAATATACCGCCCATCCTTTTTATGGCACCCGCCAAATTCGTAATGCCCTCAGGCGTAACGGATATAAGATTAACCGCAAACGGGTTCAACGACTGATGCGGAAAATGGGAATTCAGTCCATTGCACCGAAACCAAATACCAGCAAGGCTCATCCCCAAAATAAAGTGTATCCATATCTTTTGAGGAACGTTGAAGTAACCAGATCAAATCAGGTGTGGTGTACGGATATAACATATATTCCACTTTCTGGTGGCTTCGTTTATTTGACGGCGGTCATGGATTGGTATAGTCGTCATGTTCTCTCCTGGGAACTATCAATAACCATGGACAACGAGTTTTGTATATCCTCTTTGGAGAGAGCGTTACGATGTCATGGAACACCCTATATATTCAACACGGATCAAGGATCTCAATACACAAGTCACGAGTTTACAAAAGTATTGAAAGATAAGGACATTAAAATCAGCATGGATGGAAAAGGCCGATGTCTCGATAATATTTTCATCGAACGACTGTGGCGCAGTGTGAAGTATGAAGAAATTTATGTAAATGAATTTCGTTCTGTTGAACAGTTGCGCAACTCCCTGAAAAAATACTTTGATTTTTACAACAATGAACGACCTCACCAAAGTTTTAACGGCCAGACGCCTGCCGAAGTGTATTATGGCGAAAATCAGTTAAGTCTTGTGGGATGAAGAAGCCAGAACCCGCTCCAGCGGAAGCCAACCCCTTCCGACGGGCAGTTTTTATGGTGCCCATTCTCAGGACCTGGCTTCCACTTCCGCTGGGCACCGAGAAAAATCCGACTATGACGCTTAAATTTAAAAAAAACTGTCTTGACATTGGGGTCCACTATACAAATTGTGCCCGTCAAGGTCAAATAATTAAAAACAATTCCAAACGAAACCAAAAGTAGGACGAGAAAACGCTTGATAGACAAGAGTTTGAAATTTTAATGCAATATTGATTTGGCGCATTAAGGTCTTAAAATCCCTCGCCCGCAAGGGTGTACGAGTTCAATTCTCGTCCCAGGTACCAAATAAAAACAAGGGGTTAGCCTGTTTGCGGCGCTCCTTTTTTTATTGGCACATTTAAACAGGAAGCGAATAGGAATCAATCGGTTTATCTTTGATTGTCTTGGGATGGCTTCGTTTTTCAAAAAAAATTAAACCACTATCCGTATTTCCTTTATCCACCGAAAGCAGAATGTCTCCAGAGGAACGGTTTCCATGGCCTTGCTTTTTCTGTTGACAGTTGAAAACAGACATAGGCCAGCACAACTGGTGATTGCTGATTTTCAGCATTCACAACAAAAAAATAAGCCTACAAAATAACCGTCCTATTTCCGTGCAGGAAGATCCGTCTTTCGGTGTACATTTCAATGGCCCGGGCCAGTACTCTGGCTTCTGTCTCCTGTCCCAGGATCTGCAGTTTTTTCGGACAATGGCGGTGGTCGATACGCATGACGTCCTGGTCTATAATCGGGCCTTCATCCAGATCCCTTGTTGCAAAATGTGCTGTTGCGCCGATAAGTTTTACACCGCGTTCATACGCCTGGTGATAGGGCTTTGCGCCTTTAAAGCCCGGCAGGAATGAATGGTGAATATTGATCACCCGGCCTGAGTATTTTTCGCACATATCTTCAGAAAGTATCTGCATGTAGCGTGCAAGCACAATAAGCTCTGTATCCGTTTCTTCAATGATTTTGAAATGCTGCTCATCCACTGTCTTTTTATCGACCTTTTGGGTGGGCACATAATAAAATTCAAGCCCGAAGTGCTCGG
This window contains:
- a CDS encoding ABC-three component system protein, giving the protein MDYGVQYNGASQHIGDNNFAPLTNLETAIEQIKKTWHGQDKIIDILEDLTDYITKHPSRKTIGLEKKLEYGERLDLFNRARFLKNKFSRRVAKTQMSITEQYVYVQILSAITTVWYQRIYPLIVSGSNNQEIDQIIHEELIKPVHSAIVRFDCTITTELVSGMLYFLTGKCHLVWREEC
- the purU gene encoding formyltetrahydrofolate deformylase encodes the protein MYILCLNCDDRPGIVAAVANALCDSNCNIEESSQFDDPYSNQFFMRVMFSAITEGAQEKFRTMFEAVAKGFGMSWHMRKMDEPVKTLVLVSKDDHCLNDIIYRWRTKHLNIEIVGVVSNHEVNRGLSEHFGLEFYYVPTQKVDKKTVDEQHFKIIEETDTELIVLARYMQILSEDMCEKYSGRVINIHHSFLPGFKGAKPYHQAYERGVKLIGATAHFATRDLDEGPIIDQDVMRIDHRHCPKKLQILGQETEARVLARAIEMYTERRIFLHGNRTVIL
- a CDS encoding ABC-three component system middle component 5 yields the protein MLIYHPAQDANHCVFRTLLIMEHTIHEDIALELYRLIDFYILFPHLLKYISPLPNELRSYKRHIANIPEPFESIRNANRIMHELESIQTVSIHNLLAKQVIDIASFKNKRLKRTTTPLPSDLNTAIQSSDIAKNEWFRMVVNKFPLVNFGGRKGLKKRTGLMEFRYDMETS
- a CDS encoding AAA family ATPase, with product MSRSKLFIKRFAIYSNSRFVYDQEFHTGVNIIRGVNGTGKSTITDLLSYALGAVIVGAFPFSRSTGYFL